Proteins from a genomic interval of Kribbella aluminosa:
- a CDS encoding HAD family hydrolase: MTARSAAFFDLDKTILARSSTLAFSRPFYAGGLINRRTVLRSAYAQFVYLLGGADHDQMERMREYISVMCTGWDVATVKAIVADTLDHIVRPMIHTEAVELIEQHHQAGRDVVIVSSSGAEVVEPIGAMLGADKVIATRMVVADGKYTGEIAEYAYGPHKVTAIEALAAAEGYDLATSYGYSDSITDEPLLAAVGHPFAVNPDKALRRVATERGWPVLEFAEPSEHTGLQGVRRPAVAAGLIAAVAAGALLMASRRRARTR; encoded by the coding sequence ATGACGGCTCGCTCGGCGGCATTCTTCGATCTGGACAAGACCATTCTGGCGCGCTCCAGCACGCTGGCCTTCTCCCGGCCGTTCTACGCCGGCGGGCTGATCAACCGCCGGACCGTGCTGCGCAGCGCGTACGCCCAGTTCGTCTACCTGCTCGGCGGCGCCGACCACGACCAGATGGAGCGGATGCGCGAGTACATCTCGGTGATGTGCACCGGCTGGGACGTCGCGACCGTGAAGGCGATCGTCGCCGACACCCTGGACCACATCGTCCGGCCGATGATCCACACCGAGGCGGTCGAGCTGATCGAGCAGCACCACCAGGCCGGCCGGGACGTGGTGATCGTGTCCTCGTCCGGCGCCGAGGTGGTGGAGCCGATCGGTGCGATGCTCGGCGCCGACAAGGTGATCGCCACCCGGATGGTCGTTGCCGACGGCAAGTACACCGGCGAGATCGCCGAGTACGCGTACGGTCCGCACAAGGTGACCGCGATCGAGGCGCTGGCCGCCGCCGAGGGCTACGACCTCGCGACCTCCTACGGGTACTCGGACTCGATCACCGACGAACCGTTGCTGGCCGCGGTCGGGCACCCGTTCGCGGTCAACCCGGACAAGGCGTTGCGGCGGGTCGCGACCGAGCGCGGCTGGCCGGTCCTGGAATTCGCGGAGCCGTCGGAGCACACTGGCCTCCAGGGCGTACGACGACCCGCTGTAGCGGCCGGCCTGATCGCCGCGGTGGCCGCAGGAGCACTGCTGATGGCTTCCCGGCGGCGTGCCCGGACACGCTGA
- a CDS encoding Fic family protein, with product MSVDVFEPLAGLEGVGSAAQAARDAVDVLLRDRGLRRVGSDMTAEALLRGAHASAALAGSTATPDEVRRGVADGLASGAVRMTGELMALAPQVDKAPVQVWTRLHQLAAADLVGPDQLGHLRTSAEPVPDDIPGLPPAPGADEMWERLSALARSLTRPTRAPGLVVAAIVHAELAVLRPFPTANGLVARAAERCLLVARGIDPVAVTVPEGGHYVLRATYASGLTDYTARGLTGVRDWLLRSCEVVTKGAELSPLASSD from the coding sequence ATGAGTGTTGATGTGTTCGAGCCGTTGGCGGGGCTGGAAGGGGTCGGGTCGGCGGCGCAGGCGGCGCGGGATGCGGTCGACGTACTGCTCCGGGACCGCGGTCTGCGGCGGGTCGGTTCGGACATGACCGCCGAGGCGCTGCTGCGCGGCGCACACGCGTCCGCGGCGCTGGCCGGCAGTACCGCGACTCCCGACGAGGTACGTCGGGGCGTTGCCGACGGGCTGGCTTCCGGCGCGGTCCGGATGACCGGCGAACTGATGGCGCTGGCGCCGCAGGTGGACAAGGCGCCGGTGCAGGTCTGGACCAGACTGCACCAGCTGGCCGCGGCCGATCTGGTCGGACCGGACCAGTTGGGTCATCTGCGGACCAGTGCGGAACCGGTGCCCGACGACATCCCGGGATTGCCGCCGGCGCCCGGCGCCGACGAGATGTGGGAGCGGCTGAGCGCGCTCGCGCGGAGCCTCACCCGCCCGACCAGGGCACCCGGTCTGGTGGTCGCCGCGATCGTGCATGCCGAGCTCGCCGTACTGCGCCCGTTCCCGACCGCCAACGGACTCGTTGCCCGGGCCGCCGAGCGCTGCCTGTTGGTTGCCCGGGGCATCGACCCGGTCGCGGTGACGGTACCGGAGGGTGGTCACTATGTGTTGCGGGCAACCTATGCGTCGGGTCTCACCGACTACACAGCGCGAGGACTGACCGGAGTCCGTGACTGGTTGCTGCGCAGCTGCGAAGTGGTGACAAAAGGTGCCGAGCTCTCGCCGCTCGCCTCTTCGGACTGA
- a CDS encoding aminoacyl-tRNA deacylase, with product MTKATDAADRLGLSYEVTRHGRVNSLEEAAAARGIEPARLIKTIVVRLSDDDYRFVLVPGDREIGWPKLRALLGVNRISMPDKDTAYDVTGYVRGTITPLGSTHDWPVIADERITGTISIGGGDHGVGITVDAQALTKALSATVADVTD from the coding sequence GTGACGAAGGCGACGGATGCTGCGGACCGGTTGGGGCTCAGCTACGAGGTGACCAGGCACGGCCGGGTGAACTCGTTGGAGGAGGCCGCTGCCGCGCGGGGGATCGAGCCGGCCCGGCTGATCAAGACGATCGTGGTGCGGCTCTCGGACGACGACTACCGGTTCGTCCTGGTGCCGGGTGACCGCGAGATCGGGTGGCCGAAGCTGCGGGCGCTGCTCGGGGTGAACCGGATCTCGATGCCGGACAAGGACACGGCGTACGACGTCACCGGGTACGTGCGCGGGACGATCACGCCGCTCGGCAGCACGCACGACTGGCCGGTGATCGCGGACGAGCGGATCACCGGCACCATCTCCATCGGCGGCGGAGACCACGGCGTAGGCATCACGGTGGACGCCCAAGCACTCACAAAGGCCCTGAGCGCCACCGTGGCTGATGTGACGGACTAG
- a CDS encoding chitinase — protein sequence MKPPAHRPQAAVVISLIAVVMAFLVPGSASAATNLVTNAGFESGTLSGWNCPAGGVTTSAPHSGSYALSATPSAGDIAQCSQSIAVQPNTAYTLSAWVKGSNVYLGVDGAASTWTTSSGWSQLTVPFTTGNTSSVTIYVHGWYALPAYQVDDVVLDGPGGAQDTTPPSTPGGLAVGSPTSSSLKLTWSAASDANGIDHYDVVRGTGSAISVGNVTSWTATGLAAATTYSFKVRACDPSGNCSAYGATVSGTTSDGGTNPPAALPAHVLTGYWQNFNNGATVQKISDVPAAYDLIAVAFADADASKPGGITFNLDSAGLGGYTVDQFKADIAAKQAAGKKVILSVGGQNGSISVGDSTAAANFASSALSVLRTYGFDGIDIDLENGVNAQYMGQALQSLQSQFGSGLVITMAPQTIDMQSTSAEYFKLALAIKDILTIVNVQYYNSGSMNGCNGQVYSQGSVDFITAQACIMLQGGLRPDQVGLGLPASSRAAGSGYVDPSVVNNALDCLTKGTGCGAYKPSSPWPSLRGAMTWSTNWDAANGNQFASQVGGHVHGLP from the coding sequence ATGAAACCGCCTGCACACCGCCCCCAGGCAGCGGTCGTCATCAGCCTGATCGCCGTAGTCATGGCCTTCCTGGTCCCCGGTTCCGCGTCCGCGGCCACCAATCTCGTCACGAACGCCGGCTTCGAGTCCGGCACGCTCTCCGGCTGGAACTGTCCGGCCGGCGGCGTCACGACCTCCGCGCCGCACTCCGGCTCGTACGCCCTGTCGGCGACACCGAGCGCCGGCGACATTGCCCAGTGCTCACAGTCGATTGCGGTCCAGCCCAATACGGCGTACACGCTGTCGGCATGGGTCAAGGGGTCGAACGTGTACCTGGGCGTGGACGGTGCTGCCTCCACGTGGACGACCAGCTCAGGCTGGTCTCAGCTGACGGTTCCGTTCACCACGGGCAACACGTCGTCGGTGACGATCTACGTCCACGGCTGGTACGCGCTCCCGGCGTACCAGGTCGACGACGTCGTACTGGACGGCCCTGGCGGGGCGCAGGACACCACGCCGCCGTCGACACCGGGTGGGCTGGCCGTCGGCAGCCCGACCTCCAGCTCGCTCAAGCTGACGTGGTCGGCCGCCTCCGACGCGAACGGGATCGACCACTACGACGTCGTACGAGGGACCGGGTCCGCTATCAGCGTCGGCAACGTGACGAGCTGGACAGCTACCGGTCTGGCTGCCGCTACCACGTACTCCTTCAAGGTCCGGGCGTGTGACCCGAGCGGCAACTGCTCGGCGTACGGCGCGACTGTCTCGGGTACGACCTCCGACGGCGGAACCAACCCACCGGCCGCGCTCCCTGCCCATGTCCTCACCGGGTACTGGCAGAACTTCAACAACGGCGCGACCGTGCAGAAGATCTCCGACGTGCCGGCGGCGTACGACCTGATCGCGGTGGCCTTCGCGGACGCGGACGCGTCCAAGCCGGGCGGGATCACGTTCAACCTGGACAGCGCCGGACTCGGCGGGTACACGGTCGACCAGTTCAAGGCGGACATCGCGGCGAAGCAGGCGGCCGGCAAGAAGGTCATCCTGTCCGTCGGCGGCCAGAACGGCAGCATCTCGGTCGGCGACTCGACCGCCGCGGCCAACTTCGCGTCGAGTGCCCTCTCGGTACTGCGTACTTATGGTTTCGACGGGATCGACATCGACCTGGAGAACGGCGTCAACGCGCAGTACATGGGTCAAGCGCTTCAGAGCCTGCAGAGTCAGTTCGGTAGCGGGCTGGTGATCACCATGGCGCCGCAGACGATCGACATGCAGAGCACCTCGGCCGAGTACTTCAAGCTGGCTCTGGCGATCAAGGACATCCTGACCATCGTCAACGTGCAGTACTACAACTCCGGCTCTATGAACGGCTGCAACGGCCAGGTGTACTCGCAGGGCTCGGTGGACTTCATCACCGCCCAGGCCTGCATCATGCTGCAGGGCGGCCTGCGTCCGGACCAGGTCGGCCTGGGGCTGCCGGCGTCCTCCCGTGCAGCCGGTAGCGGGTACGTCGACCCGTCGGTCGTCAACAACGCGCTGGACTGCCTCACCAAGGGCACCGGCTGCGGCGCGTACAAGCCGAGCTCCCCGTGGCCGTCGCTGCGTGGGGCGATGACCTGGTCGACGAACTGGGACGCCGCGAACGGCAACCAGTTCGCTTCTCAGGTCGGCGGCCATGTGCACGGTCTGCCCTGA
- a CDS encoding alpha/beta hydrolase, whose translation MLPWSAEYKGRLDQTTYTSELLRGNPLGDLHERPVLVYLPPGYDEPDNSDDRYPSIYVTMGYTGHVGMWFNRSPFRQPYPELLDAMFAAEGAPKAVVVFVDSWTKYGGSQCLDSPGTGQYQSYLCDEIVPWIDATYRTIADRDHRAITGKSSGGYTAMVTPLMRPDVFGALATHAGDALFDVCYRPEFPERARTLRDKYDGSFEKYFEVLATRAGRTTMEDLHLLEMYGYASAYSAEPDGTVLLPFDDLGSVIPEVWSRWMSFDPVEMAKQEQYADALRSLRAVWIDAGRQDEYYLDLGATAFHLAAQQAGVPDGRMHFELFEGTHGGIEYRYPMAVRWLAEQLV comes from the coding sequence ATGCTGCCGTGGTCGGCCGAGTACAAGGGACGCCTGGACCAGACGACGTACACCAGCGAGCTGCTGCGGGGGAACCCGCTCGGCGACCTGCACGAGCGTCCGGTGCTCGTCTACCTGCCGCCGGGGTACGACGAGCCTGACAACTCGGACGATCGGTACCCGTCGATCTACGTGACGATGGGGTACACCGGCCACGTCGGCATGTGGTTCAACCGGAGCCCGTTCCGGCAGCCGTACCCGGAGCTGCTGGACGCGATGTTCGCCGCGGAGGGCGCGCCGAAGGCGGTCGTGGTGTTCGTCGACTCGTGGACGAAGTACGGCGGCAGCCAGTGCCTCGACTCGCCGGGGACCGGGCAGTACCAGTCGTACCTGTGCGACGAGATCGTGCCGTGGATCGACGCGACGTACCGCACGATCGCGGACCGCGACCACCGCGCGATCACCGGCAAGTCGAGCGGCGGGTACACCGCGATGGTGACGCCGCTGATGCGGCCCGACGTGTTCGGCGCGCTCGCGACGCACGCGGGCGATGCGCTGTTCGACGTCTGCTACCGGCCGGAGTTCCCGGAGCGGGCGCGGACGCTGCGGGACAAGTACGACGGGAGCTTCGAGAAGTACTTCGAAGTGCTCGCGACCCGCGCCGGGCGGACCACGATGGAGGACCTGCACCTGCTGGAGATGTACGGGTACGCGTCGGCGTACTCGGCCGAGCCCGACGGCACCGTCCTGCTGCCGTTCGACGACCTCGGCTCGGTCATCCCTGAGGTGTGGTCGCGCTGGATGTCCTTCGACCCGGTCGAGATGGCGAAGCAGGAGCAGTACGCCGACGCGCTCCGCTCGCTCCGGGCGGTGTGGATCGACGCCGGCCGGCAGGACGAGTACTACCTGGACCTCGGCGCCACGGCGTTCCACCTGGCCGCTCAGCAGGCCGGCGTACCAGACGGGCGGATGCACTTCGAGCTGTTCGAGGGCACGCACGGCGGGATCGAGTACCGCTACCCGATGGCGGTGCGCTGGCTCGCGGAACAACTGGTCTAA
- the argS gene encoding arginine--tRNA ligase, with amino-acid sequence MSALPPVLSSRITAATEAVFGTPYDPELRSATKPEFGHYQSNVALRIGNALNKPPREIATRLVAELRLDDLCEQPSIAGPGFINLTLLPRTLAKAVNEPETFSSNGQRVVVDYSQPNVAKQMHVGHLRSTVIGDALCNVLAFTGYVVIRQNHVGDWGTQYGMMIEQLLEEGLEAESLDLEGLQHLYERSRKHFERSSGIRQHSDADGNFAHKARLRVVALQSGDPGTRTMWRHMVEVSLDDFDKVYALLGTNLTRADVVGESAYNDDLPRVVSELDEQGLLTESDGARCAFLPGFLGRDGNPLPVIVRKSDGGFGYSATDLAAVRHRVGTLHADRIVYVVDHRQALHFDMIFTLARTAGWLDVPAEHVSFGTVLGPNGKPFKTREGGTVKLVELLDRAVARADALLAGREGVDREATARAVGIGAVKYADLSSDRGNDYVFDLDRMVAMTGNTGPYLQYAHARLTRLLSKAGPSTEVTQLTDPAELRLALLLTGFASTVEQVAETLQPHRLCTYLYDVASALSVFYEQCPVLSSEGETRASRIALCTATRKVLQDGLGLLGIEAPDAM; translated from the coding sequence ATGTCCGCATTGCCGCCTGTCCTGTCCTCCAGAATCACCGCTGCCACCGAAGCCGTCTTCGGTACGCCGTACGACCCTGAGCTGCGGTCGGCGACCAAGCCCGAGTTCGGGCACTACCAGAGCAACGTCGCGCTCCGGATCGGCAACGCGCTGAACAAACCGCCGCGGGAGATTGCCACTCGCCTGGTCGCCGAACTACGGCTCGACGACCTCTGCGAGCAGCCGTCGATCGCCGGGCCGGGCTTCATCAACCTGACGCTGCTCCCGCGGACGCTGGCGAAGGCGGTCAACGAGCCGGAGACCTTCAGCAGCAACGGCCAACGGGTCGTCGTCGACTACTCGCAGCCGAATGTCGCGAAGCAGATGCACGTCGGCCACCTCCGGTCCACGGTGATCGGCGACGCGCTGTGCAACGTGCTGGCATTCACCGGGTACGTCGTGATCCGGCAGAACCACGTCGGCGACTGGGGCACGCAGTACGGGATGATGATCGAGCAGCTGCTCGAGGAAGGTCTCGAGGCGGAATCCCTTGATCTGGAGGGGTTGCAGCACCTGTACGAGCGGAGCCGGAAACACTTCGAGCGAAGCTCGGGAATCAGACAACACAGTGATGCCGACGGCAACTTCGCCCACAAGGCCCGGCTGCGGGTCGTCGCGCTGCAGTCGGGCGATCCGGGGACGCGGACGATGTGGCGGCACATGGTCGAGGTCTCGCTCGACGACTTCGACAAGGTCTACGCCCTGCTCGGAACCAACCTGACCAGAGCGGATGTCGTCGGCGAGAGCGCCTACAACGACGACCTGCCTCGGGTCGTGAGCGAGCTGGACGAACAGGGCCTCCTCACCGAGTCCGACGGAGCCAGGTGTGCCTTCCTCCCGGGATTCCTGGGCCGCGACGGCAATCCGCTCCCGGTGATCGTCCGCAAGTCCGACGGCGGATTCGGCTACAGCGCAACGGACCTTGCCGCCGTACGTCACCGGGTCGGCACCCTGCACGCCGATCGGATCGTCTACGTGGTCGACCACCGGCAGGCCCTGCACTTCGACATGATCTTCACGCTCGCCAGAACAGCCGGCTGGCTCGACGTACCAGCAGAACACGTCTCCTTCGGCACCGTGCTCGGGCCGAACGGAAAGCCCTTCAAAACAAGGGAGGGCGGCACGGTCAAGCTTGTCGAGCTGCTCGACAGAGCGGTCGCGCGGGCGGACGCGCTGCTGGCCGGCCGGGAGGGTGTCGATCGGGAAGCGACAGCACGGGCCGTCGGGATCGGGGCCGTGAAGTACGCCGACCTGTCCAGCGACCGGGGCAACGACTACGTGTTCGACCTGGACCGCATGGTCGCGATGACCGGCAACACCGGGCCGTACCTGCAGTACGCGCACGCCCGGCTCACCAGGCTCCTGTCAAAGGCCGGCCCGTCAACAGAGGTCACCCAGCTGACGGACCCGGCCGAGCTACGGCTCGCACTCCTCCTCACCGGCTTCGCCAGCACCGTCGAACAGGTCGCAGAGACACTTCAGCCGCACAGGCTCTGCACCTACTTGTACGACGTAGCGTCCGCGCTCTCCGTCTTCTACGAGCAGTGCCCGGTCCTGAGCAGCGAGGGCGAGACCAGAGCAAGCCGGATCGCCCTCTGCACGGCAACCCGGAAGGTGTTGCAGGATGGACTCGGCCTGCTGGGGATCGAGGCCCCCGACGCGATGTGA
- a CDS encoding GNAT family N-acetyltransferase: MNLPEGIEARPLTTDDAAAMAVLVAAKVVADQDVDNLDAEDLAEELRQPGLDLERDTTSLWEGGQLVGYGLVLASQSVTDLDRVRTDAVVHPEWRGRGFGTALTQWIIDRARELHAATFPEVPGYVAAGAVITNAGAAELLTGFGFEAVRYYFDMRRPFDQPIPDVPLADGFELSPFDGAREDELREAHFEAFSDHWGWTRPTPEAWRARTIESRAFRGAQSYVVTDGDTVAAYVNCYEYPASTEATGVRELYIGQVGTRRAYRGRGLARAALAKVLAEAARAGYERGALGVDGDNPTGALGLYEKLGFSTHQKFVNYQLALA, encoded by the coding sequence ATGAACTTGCCTGAGGGGATCGAGGCCCGCCCGCTGACGACCGACGACGCCGCGGCGATGGCGGTGCTGGTGGCCGCCAAGGTCGTGGCCGACCAGGACGTGGACAATCTCGACGCCGAGGATCTCGCCGAGGAGTTGCGCCAACCGGGCCTGGACCTGGAGCGGGACACGACGTCGCTCTGGGAAGGCGGCCAACTGGTCGGGTACGGTCTCGTACTCGCCTCGCAGTCGGTCACGGACCTCGACCGGGTGCGGACCGACGCCGTCGTGCACCCCGAGTGGCGCGGGCGCGGGTTCGGGACCGCGCTGACGCAGTGGATCATCGACCGGGCCCGTGAGCTGCACGCCGCCACGTTCCCGGAGGTTCCCGGGTACGTCGCCGCCGGCGCGGTCATCACCAACGCCGGCGCGGCCGAGCTGCTGACCGGGTTCGGCTTCGAGGCGGTGCGGTACTACTTCGACATGCGGCGCCCGTTCGACCAGCCGATCCCCGACGTACCGCTGGCGGACGGGTTCGAGCTGAGCCCGTTCGACGGCGCTCGCGAGGACGAGCTGCGTGAGGCGCATTTCGAGGCGTTCTCCGACCACTGGGGCTGGACCCGCCCCACCCCCGAGGCTTGGCGGGCGCGCACGATCGAGTCCCGGGCGTTCCGCGGGGCACAGTCGTACGTCGTGACCGACGGCGACACCGTGGCGGCGTACGTGAACTGCTACGAGTACCCAGCGAGCACCGAGGCGACCGGCGTCCGCGAGCTGTACATCGGCCAGGTCGGAACCCGGCGGGCGTACCGGGGTCGCGGCCTGGCCCGCGCGGCGCTGGCGAAGGTGCTGGCCGAGGCCGCCCGGGCCGGGTACGAACGGGGCGCCCTCGGCGTCGACGGTGACAACCCGACCGGCGCACTCGGCCTGTACGAGAAGCTCGGCTTCAGCACCCACCAGAAGTTCGTCAACTACCAGCTGGCGCTGGCTTGA
- a CDS encoding helix-turn-helix transcriptional regulator — translation MHSYRPAPVLEVLGVCSEDEQLYRVLLARPESTATDLAASVDWPANRVSRHLRSLLSLGLASRTPGRPARYVPAVPEAAVELLALRKQAAIVEARLGAAMLTAEFRQPDAFTVIRGTEAIAQRFYQAHQCAQDEVLVLDQLLVSPRHGVTYRTIYDMTTLSSPSDLVVARSAGGCRMLRDVPLKLVVIDRRTALLPTGPDVVVELGPSSLLDALLRLFDLLWLQASPLVPSGPEGPLTADDQKLLSLAAAGLTDQAIARRLGVAQRTVERRMQRILRALDATTRFQAGLRAGQQGLLV, via the coding sequence ATGCACAGCTACCGACCTGCTCCGGTGCTGGAGGTTCTCGGTGTCTGCTCGGAGGACGAGCAGCTCTACCGGGTGCTTCTGGCCCGCCCGGAGTCCACTGCAACTGACCTGGCCGCATCCGTCGACTGGCCCGCCAACCGGGTCAGCCGGCACCTACGGTCGCTGTTGTCGCTCGGCCTGGCGTCCCGTACGCCAGGCCGCCCGGCCAGGTACGTGCCCGCCGTACCGGAGGCTGCCGTCGAGCTGCTTGCGCTGCGGAAGCAGGCCGCGATCGTGGAGGCCCGGCTGGGCGCTGCGATGCTGACGGCCGAGTTCCGGCAGCCGGACGCGTTCACGGTGATCCGCGGGACCGAGGCGATCGCGCAGCGGTTCTATCAGGCGCACCAGTGCGCACAGGACGAAGTGCTCGTGCTGGATCAGCTGCTGGTGTCGCCACGCCATGGAGTGACCTATCGGACGATCTACGACATGACGACGCTGTCGTCGCCCAGCGACCTGGTCGTGGCCCGGTCCGCGGGAGGCTGCCGGATGCTGCGCGACGTACCGCTGAAGCTTGTCGTCATTGACCGCCGTACTGCGCTGCTCCCGACTGGTCCGGACGTGGTCGTAGAGCTGGGGCCTTCGAGTCTCCTGGACGCTCTACTGCGCCTGTTCGACCTCCTGTGGCTGCAGGCCAGCCCGCTCGTGCCCTCAGGTCCTGAGGGCCCGCTGACCGCCGACGACCAGAAACTGCTGTCGCTTGCGGCTGCCGGCCTCACGGACCAGGCCATCGCCCGTCGCCTCGGCGTAGCCCAACGCACCGTGGAACGCCGAATGCAGCGCATCCTGAGGGCCCTGGATGCGACCACCCGTTTCCAGGCAGGCCTACGAGCCGGCCAGCAAGGCCTGCTCGTCTAG
- a CDS encoding bifunctional glycosyltransferase/CDP-glycerol:glycerophosphate glycerophosphotransferase, giving the protein MAPKFSIVVPCHASRAWLRPCLDSVLGQSFTDFELIAVDDADPDGSGRILDEYAAADPRVRVLHLGENAGLGPARNVGLKECRGEYVLFLDADDTYSAGSLAAISNRIDDTDRPDIVMFDYERIFWDGRVLGSQRHEAYAREGAGVFTAAERPIFLTFLEVVWNKAYLRAFLTRHGFAFTSGFYEDAPWTYSTMLTAERIATLDRIVVYYRQHRTGGNIHATSGRRQWDIFDQYDRVHAFIQSDPELTGWRRFAFDRSLDHILAVLAKPERIDTDDRADFFHAAHAFAKRWKPDGYSTDRTARGFKRWLLIHDDYATYSTLKLSARMLQVPSPRKTVGKLLRRGKLDPNLVAYGSYSFRQYAGNPRAIYEKAAELAPHLRGVWVVDGGHLSAIPEGVEYVVAGSPAYEKLLGKATYFVSNTNWPRDLDKREGQIHLQTQHGTPLTTVRLPAEGQEELMRAVDRWDFNLSSNRYSSEIWERTYPAYFEELEYGYPRNDRLLTATLDDVRAIRAGFGYDDSHLVILYAPTSGDGLDPGQLALAAGRNARVLLPKAPVEDLMLAADVLVSDYSSITFDYANLDRPIVLHVDDEDRQSTYFDVTEFSPGVVARSADELFGVLRNGTFAAPEAAKHRQLFREKFCEFDDGHAAGRVVRRVFLGETDVPAIVPLADRTPAPSAYFVHNG; this is encoded by the coding sequence ATGGCCCCCAAGTTCAGCATCGTGGTCCCCTGTCATGCCTCGCGGGCGTGGTTGCGGCCGTGCCTGGACTCGGTGCTCGGGCAGTCGTTCACCGACTTCGAGCTGATCGCGGTCGACGACGCGGACCCGGACGGGTCGGGCCGGATCCTGGACGAGTACGCCGCCGCGGACCCGCGGGTGCGGGTGCTGCACCTGGGCGAGAACGCCGGGCTCGGGCCGGCGCGGAACGTCGGGCTCAAGGAGTGCCGCGGCGAGTACGTGCTGTTCCTGGACGCCGACGACACCTACTCGGCCGGGTCGCTGGCGGCGATCTCGAACCGGATCGACGACACCGATCGGCCGGACATCGTGATGTTCGACTACGAGCGGATCTTCTGGGACGGCCGAGTGCTCGGCAGCCAGCGGCACGAGGCGTACGCGCGCGAGGGCGCCGGCGTGTTCACGGCGGCCGAGCGGCCGATCTTCCTGACCTTCCTCGAGGTCGTCTGGAACAAGGCCTACCTGCGGGCCTTCCTCACCCGGCACGGCTTCGCGTTCACCTCCGGCTTCTACGAGGACGCGCCGTGGACCTACTCGACGATGCTCACCGCGGAGCGGATCGCGACCCTCGACCGGATCGTCGTGTACTACCGGCAGCACCGCACCGGCGGCAACATCCACGCCACCAGCGGCCGCCGGCAGTGGGACATCTTCGACCAGTACGACCGGGTGCACGCGTTCATCCAGTCCGACCCGGAGCTGACCGGCTGGCGCCGGTTCGCCTTCGACCGGTCGCTCGACCACATCCTCGCCGTGCTCGCCAAGCCCGAGCGGATCGACACCGACGACCGGGCGGACTTCTTCCACGCCGCGCACGCGTTCGCCAAGCGCTGGAAGCCCGACGGCTACAGCACCGACCGGACGGCCCGCGGGTTCAAGCGCTGGCTGCTGATCCACGACGACTACGCGACCTACTCGACGCTGAAGCTGAGCGCCCGGATGCTGCAGGTCCCGAGCCCGCGGAAGACGGTCGGCAAGCTGCTCCGGCGCGGCAAGCTCGACCCGAACCTGGTCGCCTACGGCTCGTACTCGTTCCGGCAGTACGCCGGGAACCCGCGCGCGATCTACGAGAAGGCGGCCGAGCTCGCACCGCACCTGCGCGGCGTCTGGGTCGTCGACGGCGGGCACCTGAGCGCGATCCCCGAGGGTGTCGAGTACGTCGTGGCGGGCTCCCCGGCGTATGAGAAGCTGCTCGGCAAGGCGACGTACTTCGTCAGCAACACGAACTGGCCGCGGGACCTGGACAAGCGCGAGGGGCAGATCCACCTGCAGACCCAGCACGGTACGCCGCTGACGACGGTGCGGCTGCCGGCCGAGGGGCAGGAGGAGCTGATGCGCGCGGTCGACCGCTGGGACTTCAACCTGTCCTCGAACCGGTACTCGTCGGAGATCTGGGAGCGCACGTACCCGGCGTACTTCGAGGAGCTCGAGTACGGGTACCCGCGCAACGACCGCCTGCTGACCGCGACCCTCGACGACGTCCGGGCGATCCGGGCCGGCTTCGGGTACGACGACTCGCACCTGGTGATCCTGTACGCGCCGACGTCCGGTGACGGCCTCGACCCGGGCCAGCTGGCCCTCGCCGCGGGCCGGAACGCTCGCGTGCTGTTGCCGAAGGCGCCGGTCGAGGACCTGATGCTGGCCGCCGACGTGCTGGTCTCGGACTACTCCTCGATCACCTTCGACTACGCGAACCTGGACCGGCCGATCGTCCTGCACGTGGACGACGAGGACCGGCAGAGCACGTACTTCGACGTCACGGAGTTCTCGCCCGGTGTGGTCGCGCGGTCCGCGGACGAGCTGTTCGGCGTGCTCCGGAACGGGACGTTCGCCGCGCCCGAGGCGGCCAAGCACCGGCAGCTGTTCCGGGAGAAGTTCTGCGAGTTCGACGACGGGCACGCGGCCGGGCGGGTGGTCCGGCGGGTCTTCCTGGGCGAGACCGACGTACCGGCGATCGTGCCGCTGGCCGACCGGACCCCGGCGCCGTCGGCGTATTTCGTGCATAATGGCTGA